The proteins below come from a single Mytilus edulis chromosome 5, xbMytEdul2.2, whole genome shotgun sequence genomic window:
- the LOC139524020 gene encoding ankyrin repeat and KH domain-containing protein 1-like isoform X1, whose protein sequence is MDLLGFLFNMGAGHIENERTPSARGTRPKSSKSTKKTKNGLKKNNIDEQTKFALSIQMVNPEIRALVKNYPPISEQTAELFECIRQKNYVKVKKLIKSKECDKNGRDVEDPLFPTPLIVASELDDTEMVKLLVGAKRPANVNDENLHGRRPVWIAARNKNTEIMELLVEGNQECQVNFTDREKGTSPLFEAVIGSCPDVARILIHARADVNMRKLGQENGPDTPLTKAIQQDNKEIVQLLLNSLAKMKSKSENGLTALHYAVAYKRYDICEVLLEHGAKLHARTNSGVTALAVAIENHNPAMVRILLDYGYKMDKKFKWKETPLQQAIFMHADNCAMTLLHYGCSIKKEKGPSYFWLAVNEKLIKLVKFMIALKPAFLNEPWITKEDWPVSIYHRPDIFEWLKKESRKVRPLMFHCRAQIYGYLGRHPKNKIHELPLPDKLKEYLHYNEYIKDQYFVKKPLDVRECPFDCPSLCPVPHCPPIEVSSESDTDSGDNIESENEDENEIKSKFELNGDLESEQSDQNSQRQQTCEQSCQKSTENGKKQKRTSSAKKSKTIKIHNKKSDVVHQVEKN, encoded by the exons ATGGATTTATTGGGCTTTCTCTTCAACATGGGGGCTGG gcacatagaaaatgaaagaacACCATCTGCCAGAGGAACGCGGCCAAAATCAAGTAAATCAACAAAAAAGACTAAAAATggattaaagaaaaacaatattgacGAACAAACAAAATTTGCACTCAGCATTCAAATGGTCAATCCAGAAATAAGAGCATTGGTTAAAAATTACCCACCAATAAGTGAACAAACTGCCGAGTTATTCGAATGCATTCGTCAGAAGAACTATGTTAAAGTGAAAAAATTGATTAAATCAAAGGAATGTGATAAAAATGGAAGGGATGTTGAAGATCCTTTGTTTCCAACACCCTTGATTGTTGCATCAGAGCTTGATGATACTGAAATGGTAAAATTGTTGGTCGGTGCCAAGCGTCCTGCAAATGTAAATGATGAGAACTTACATGGAAGAAGACCAGTTTg GATAGCAGCTAGGaataagaatacagaaataatggaGCTTTTGGTTGAAGGCAACCAGGAATGTCAAGTGAATTTTACAGACAGGGAAAAAG GTACAAGTCCACTTTTTGAAGCAGTGATTGGTAGTTGTCCAGATGTGGCCAGAATTTTGATACATGCTAGGGCAGATGTGAACATGAGGAAACTTGGTCAGGAGAATGGCCCTGATACTCCATtgacaaa AGCTATTCAGCAGGATAATAAAGAAATTGTACAACTTCTTCTAAATTCTTTAGCAAAAATGAAGTCTAAGTCTGAAAATGGACTTACAGCTCTACATTATGCTGTTGCATACAAACGCTATGATATATGTGAAGTTCTTTTAGAACATGGTGCTAAATTACATGCCAGGACAAACTCAGGGGTTACTGCTTTAGCAGTTGCAATAGAAAATCATAATCCAGCCATGGTTAGAATTCTACTAGATTACGGGTATAAAATGGACAAGaaatttaaatggaaagaaaCCCCTCTTCAGCAGGCTATTTTTATGCATGCTGATAACTGTGCAATGACTTTATTACATTATGGGTGTAGTATTAAAAAGGAGAAAGGTCCGTCATACTTTTGGTTGGCTGTCAACGAAAAATTGATTAAACTTGTTAAGTTTATGATAGCTTTAAAACCAGCCTTTTTAAACGAACCTTGGATAACCAAAGAAGATTGGCCAGTTTCAATATATCACAGACCTGACATCTTTGAATGGCTTAAGAAAGAATCTCGGAAAGTAAGACCACTAATGTTTCATTGCCGAGCTCAAATATATGGATATTTGGGAAGACATCCAAAAAATAAAATCCATGAGTTACCACTTCCTGATAAGCTGAAAGAATATTTACATTACAATGAATATATTAAAGatcaatattttgttaaaaagccATTGGATGTTCGTGAGTGTCCATTTGATTGTCCGTCTCTGTGTCCAGTTCCTCACTGTCCGCCAATAGAAGTATCATCTGAGTCTGACACAGATTCAGGTGATAATATTGAAAGTGAAAATGAGgacgaaaatgaaataaaatcaaaatttgagCTCAATGGTGATCTTGAATCAGAGCAAAGTGATCAAAATTCTCAAAGACAGCAGACGTGTGAACAATCTTGTCAAAAATCAACAGAGAATGGAAAGAAGCAAAAAAGAACTTCAAGTGCAAAGaaatcaaaaactattaaaatacacaataaaaaatCTGATGTAGTTCATCAGGtggaaaaaaattaa
- the LOC139524020 gene encoding ankyrin-3-like isoform X2, with protein MVPGRHIENERTPSARGTRPKSSKSTKKTKNGLKKNNIDEQTKFALSIQMVNPEIRALVKNYPPISEQTAELFECIRQKNYVKVKKLIKSKECDKNGRDVEDPLFPTPLIVASELDDTEMVKLLVGAKRPANVNDENLHGRRPVWIAARNKNTEIMELLVEGNQECQVNFTDREKGTSPLFEAVIGSCPDVARILIHARADVNMRKLGQENGPDTPLTKAIQQDNKEIVQLLLNSLAKMKSKSENGLTALHYAVAYKRYDICEVLLEHGAKLHARTNSGVTALAVAIENHNPAMVRILLDYGYKMDKKFKWKETPLQQAIFMHADNCAMTLLHYGCSIKKEKGPSYFWLAVNEKLIKLVKFMIALKPAFLNEPWITKEDWPVSIYHRPDIFEWLKKESRKVRPLMFHCRAQIYGYLGRHPKNKIHELPLPDKLKEYLHYNEYIKDQYFVKKPLDVRECPFDCPSLCPVPHCPPIEVSSESDTDSGDNIESENEDENEIKSKFELNGDLESEQSDQNSQRQQTCEQSCQKSTENGKKQKRTSSAKKSKTIKIHNKKSDVVHQVEKN; from the exons gcacatagaaaatgaaagaacACCATCTGCCAGAGGAACGCGGCCAAAATCAAGTAAATCAACAAAAAAGACTAAAAATggattaaagaaaaacaatattgacGAACAAACAAAATTTGCACTCAGCATTCAAATGGTCAATCCAGAAATAAGAGCATTGGTTAAAAATTACCCACCAATAAGTGAACAAACTGCCGAGTTATTCGAATGCATTCGTCAGAAGAACTATGTTAAAGTGAAAAAATTGATTAAATCAAAGGAATGTGATAAAAATGGAAGGGATGTTGAAGATCCTTTGTTTCCAACACCCTTGATTGTTGCATCAGAGCTTGATGATACTGAAATGGTAAAATTGTTGGTCGGTGCCAAGCGTCCTGCAAATGTAAATGATGAGAACTTACATGGAAGAAGACCAGTTTg GATAGCAGCTAGGaataagaatacagaaataatggaGCTTTTGGTTGAAGGCAACCAGGAATGTCAAGTGAATTTTACAGACAGGGAAAAAG GTACAAGTCCACTTTTTGAAGCAGTGATTGGTAGTTGTCCAGATGTGGCCAGAATTTTGATACATGCTAGGGCAGATGTGAACATGAGGAAACTTGGTCAGGAGAATGGCCCTGATACTCCATtgacaaa AGCTATTCAGCAGGATAATAAAGAAATTGTACAACTTCTTCTAAATTCTTTAGCAAAAATGAAGTCTAAGTCTGAAAATGGACTTACAGCTCTACATTATGCTGTTGCATACAAACGCTATGATATATGTGAAGTTCTTTTAGAACATGGTGCTAAATTACATGCCAGGACAAACTCAGGGGTTACTGCTTTAGCAGTTGCAATAGAAAATCATAATCCAGCCATGGTTAGAATTCTACTAGATTACGGGTATAAAATGGACAAGaaatttaaatggaaagaaaCCCCTCTTCAGCAGGCTATTTTTATGCATGCTGATAACTGTGCAATGACTTTATTACATTATGGGTGTAGTATTAAAAAGGAGAAAGGTCCGTCATACTTTTGGTTGGCTGTCAACGAAAAATTGATTAAACTTGTTAAGTTTATGATAGCTTTAAAACCAGCCTTTTTAAACGAACCTTGGATAACCAAAGAAGATTGGCCAGTTTCAATATATCACAGACCTGACATCTTTGAATGGCTTAAGAAAGAATCTCGGAAAGTAAGACCACTAATGTTTCATTGCCGAGCTCAAATATATGGATATTTGGGAAGACATCCAAAAAATAAAATCCATGAGTTACCACTTCCTGATAAGCTGAAAGAATATTTACATTACAATGAATATATTAAAGatcaatattttgttaaaaagccATTGGATGTTCGTGAGTGTCCATTTGATTGTCCGTCTCTGTGTCCAGTTCCTCACTGTCCGCCAATAGAAGTATCATCTGAGTCTGACACAGATTCAGGTGATAATATTGAAAGTGAAAATGAGgacgaaaatgaaataaaatcaaaatttgagCTCAATGGTGATCTTGAATCAGAGCAAAGTGATCAAAATTCTCAAAGACAGCAGACGTGTGAACAATCTTGTCAAAAATCAACAGAGAATGGAAAGAAGCAAAAAAGAACTTCAAGTGCAAAGaaatcaaaaactattaaaatacacaataaaaaatCTGATGTAGTTCATCAGGtggaaaaaaattaa
- the LOC139524020 gene encoding ankyrin-3-like isoform X3: METRHIENERTPSARGTRPKSSKSTKKTKNGLKKNNIDEQTKFALSIQMVNPEIRALVKNYPPISEQTAELFECIRQKNYVKVKKLIKSKECDKNGRDVEDPLFPTPLIVASELDDTEMVKLLVGAKRPANVNDENLHGRRPVWIAARNKNTEIMELLVEGNQECQVNFTDREKGTSPLFEAVIGSCPDVARILIHARADVNMRKLGQENGPDTPLTKAIQQDNKEIVQLLLNSLAKMKSKSENGLTALHYAVAYKRYDICEVLLEHGAKLHARTNSGVTALAVAIENHNPAMVRILLDYGYKMDKKFKWKETPLQQAIFMHADNCAMTLLHYGCSIKKEKGPSYFWLAVNEKLIKLVKFMIALKPAFLNEPWITKEDWPVSIYHRPDIFEWLKKESRKVRPLMFHCRAQIYGYLGRHPKNKIHELPLPDKLKEYLHYNEYIKDQYFVKKPLDVRECPFDCPSLCPVPHCPPIEVSSESDTDSGDNIESENEDENEIKSKFELNGDLESEQSDQNSQRQQTCEQSCQKSTENGKKQKRTSSAKKSKTIKIHNKKSDVVHQVEKN; the protein is encoded by the exons gcacatagaaaatgaaagaacACCATCTGCCAGAGGAACGCGGCCAAAATCAAGTAAATCAACAAAAAAGACTAAAAATggattaaagaaaaacaatattgacGAACAAACAAAATTTGCACTCAGCATTCAAATGGTCAATCCAGAAATAAGAGCATTGGTTAAAAATTACCCACCAATAAGTGAACAAACTGCCGAGTTATTCGAATGCATTCGTCAGAAGAACTATGTTAAAGTGAAAAAATTGATTAAATCAAAGGAATGTGATAAAAATGGAAGGGATGTTGAAGATCCTTTGTTTCCAACACCCTTGATTGTTGCATCAGAGCTTGATGATACTGAAATGGTAAAATTGTTGGTCGGTGCCAAGCGTCCTGCAAATGTAAATGATGAGAACTTACATGGAAGAAGACCAGTTTg GATAGCAGCTAGGaataagaatacagaaataatggaGCTTTTGGTTGAAGGCAACCAGGAATGTCAAGTGAATTTTACAGACAGGGAAAAAG GTACAAGTCCACTTTTTGAAGCAGTGATTGGTAGTTGTCCAGATGTGGCCAGAATTTTGATACATGCTAGGGCAGATGTGAACATGAGGAAACTTGGTCAGGAGAATGGCCCTGATACTCCATtgacaaa AGCTATTCAGCAGGATAATAAAGAAATTGTACAACTTCTTCTAAATTCTTTAGCAAAAATGAAGTCTAAGTCTGAAAATGGACTTACAGCTCTACATTATGCTGTTGCATACAAACGCTATGATATATGTGAAGTTCTTTTAGAACATGGTGCTAAATTACATGCCAGGACAAACTCAGGGGTTACTGCTTTAGCAGTTGCAATAGAAAATCATAATCCAGCCATGGTTAGAATTCTACTAGATTACGGGTATAAAATGGACAAGaaatttaaatggaaagaaaCCCCTCTTCAGCAGGCTATTTTTATGCATGCTGATAACTGTGCAATGACTTTATTACATTATGGGTGTAGTATTAAAAAGGAGAAAGGTCCGTCATACTTTTGGTTGGCTGTCAACGAAAAATTGATTAAACTTGTTAAGTTTATGATAGCTTTAAAACCAGCCTTTTTAAACGAACCTTGGATAACCAAAGAAGATTGGCCAGTTTCAATATATCACAGACCTGACATCTTTGAATGGCTTAAGAAAGAATCTCGGAAAGTAAGACCACTAATGTTTCATTGCCGAGCTCAAATATATGGATATTTGGGAAGACATCCAAAAAATAAAATCCATGAGTTACCACTTCCTGATAAGCTGAAAGAATATTTACATTACAATGAATATATTAAAGatcaatattttgttaaaaagccATTGGATGTTCGTGAGTGTCCATTTGATTGTCCGTCTCTGTGTCCAGTTCCTCACTGTCCGCCAATAGAAGTATCATCTGAGTCTGACACAGATTCAGGTGATAATATTGAAAGTGAAAATGAGgacgaaaatgaaataaaatcaaaatttgagCTCAATGGTGATCTTGAATCAGAGCAAAGTGATCAAAATTCTCAAAGACAGCAGACGTGTGAACAATCTTGTCAAAAATCAACAGAGAATGGAAAGAAGCAAAAAAGAACTTCAAGTGCAAAGaaatcaaaaactattaaaatacacaataaaaaatCTGATGTAGTTCATCAGGtggaaaaaaattaa